A part of Myxococcus landrumus genomic DNA contains:
- a CDS encoding PfkB family carbohydrate kinase: protein MAPRRQADIVVVGGISTDFRVQGARLPGPGERVEGYSFLEQLGGKGAHGAVAVARLGARATLVGRVGMDVRGMALLEQLEEEGVETRAVARDPGESTGVMMEMGDEAGRAQCLAVAGANRRLCVQDVFAAEERITRADVLLAHLGVPLEAVVAAVHIARAAGSHIVLSPRSATSLPEELLEAVHVVCLGGAEAAVLTGLDVGDLDSARQAAENMVRRGAGAAVVAAPQGHLLLGKEGELWLPNLPVDWVDTAGAREAFVAAVSVALGEKRSLADAVRFAHATSALTTMRLGAMSGLPDRDEVDAFVARLEGQALLSPHASW, encoded by the coding sequence ATGGCTCCGCGGAGGCAGGCCGACATCGTCGTGGTCGGTGGAATCAGCACGGACTTCCGGGTCCAGGGGGCTCGGCTCCCAGGGCCCGGTGAGCGTGTGGAGGGGTACTCGTTCCTGGAGCAGTTGGGCGGAAAGGGGGCTCACGGCGCCGTGGCGGTGGCGCGGCTGGGCGCTCGGGCGACGCTGGTGGGGCGCGTGGGGATGGATGTCCGCGGGATGGCGCTCCTGGAGCAGCTCGAGGAGGAGGGCGTGGAGACGCGCGCCGTTGCTCGGGACCCGGGCGAGAGCACGGGCGTGATGATGGAGATGGGGGATGAAGCAGGGCGGGCGCAGTGTCTGGCCGTGGCGGGCGCGAACCGGCGCTTGTGCGTGCAGGACGTGTTCGCCGCCGAGGAGCGCATCACTCGCGCGGACGTGCTCCTCGCGCACCTGGGTGTCCCGTTGGAGGCGGTCGTCGCCGCCGTCCACATCGCGCGGGCCGCGGGCTCGCACATCGTCCTGTCGCCCAGGTCGGCCACCTCGCTCCCGGAAGAGCTGCTGGAGGCGGTCCATGTCGTGTGTCTGGGGGGCGCGGAGGCCGCGGTGCTGACGGGGTTGGACGTGGGGGACCTCGACTCCGCTCGGCAGGCCGCGGAGAACATGGTGCGCCGAGGTGCCGGGGCCGCCGTCGTGGCGGCTCCACAAGGGCATCTGCTCTTGGGCAAGGAGGGCGAGCTGTGGTTGCCGAACCTGCCCGTGGACTGGGTGGACACCGCGGGGGCTCGTGAGGCTTTCGTCGCGGCGGTGTCCGTGGCCCTGGGGGAGAAGCGCTCACTCGCGGACGCGGTGCGCTTCGCTCACGCGACGTCGGCGCTGACCACCATGCGGCTGGGCGCGATGTCGGGTCTCCCTGACCGCGACGAGGTGGATGCCTTCGTGGCTCGGCTGGAGGGCCAGGCCTTGTTGTCTCCCCACGCGTCGTGGTGA
- a CDS encoding TetR/AcrR family transcriptional regulator, with translation MTQGGRKPDEGERYRAILETAARLICERGYEGTSMQEIAAACRMTKAGLYHHIQNKEQLLFAIMNYGMDLFEEQVLSRVQDIADPVDRLRACMRHNILLVTRGWSKEVIIILHEHATLTGEARAFIDNRKKRYVGFLEEAFAQAAQQGRIRPVDPTIGAFSFLGMVLWVYKWFKPDGRLTDEQIADGMVDLLFPPIVAAAVDGQPGVSSLRVVPRTAASGSGTEEP, from the coding sequence GTGACGCAAGGCGGACGGAAGCCAGATGAGGGTGAGCGCTACCGCGCGATTCTCGAGACGGCGGCGCGGCTCATCTGCGAGCGCGGCTACGAAGGCACCTCGATGCAGGAGATCGCCGCCGCGTGCCGGATGACGAAGGCGGGGCTCTACCACCACATCCAGAACAAGGAGCAGCTGCTCTTCGCCATCATGAACTACGGGATGGACCTGTTCGAGGAGCAGGTCCTCTCGCGCGTTCAGGACATCGCGGACCCGGTGGATCGGCTGCGCGCGTGCATGCGCCACAACATCCTGCTGGTGACACGTGGGTGGAGCAAGGAGGTCATCATCATCCTCCACGAGCACGCCACGCTCACCGGTGAGGCGCGCGCCTTCATCGACAACCGAAAGAAGCGCTACGTGGGCTTCCTCGAGGAAGCGTTCGCGCAGGCCGCGCAGCAGGGGCGCATCCGTCCGGTGGACCCGACCATTGGCGCGTTCTCGTTCCTGGGCATGGTGTTGTGGGTCTACAAGTGGTTCAAGCCCGACGGCCGGCTGACGGACGAGCAGATCGCCGACGGGATGGTGGACCTCCTCTTCCCGCCCATCGTCGCGGCCGCCGTCGACGGTCAGCCGGGAGTCTCCTCGTTGCGAGTGGTGCCTCGGACCGCCGCTTCGGGTTCGGGCACGGAGGAGCCGTGA
- a CDS encoding CoA transferase subunit A: protein MKTARWCSLEEAVASIPDGASLATGGFMLGRAPMALVMELIAQERRGLRLISLPNPLPAEFLVAGGCLAHLDIAFGALSLEGRVRPMPCIKRAIEQNTLSWREHDGYRVVQRLRAASMGLPFIPAPDADVSGLARAEPPRTVVDPFTGESVPVEPAYFPDVALIHARAADERGNLFMEDPTTDLLVAGAARRVIATVEERVSRLPRVTIPGFQVDRIILSPRGALPTGCVGLYPHDDAMLARYLSLAEAGQEAEFLDSLRRRRAA, encoded by the coding sequence GTGAAGACCGCGCGTTGGTGTTCGCTGGAAGAAGCCGTCGCGTCGATTCCCGACGGAGCCTCGTTGGCCACGGGCGGCTTCATGCTCGGCCGCGCGCCCATGGCGCTGGTGATGGAGCTCATCGCGCAGGAGCGCCGGGGGCTGCGGCTCATCTCGCTGCCCAATCCGTTGCCCGCGGAGTTCCTCGTCGCGGGGGGATGTCTGGCCCACCTGGATATCGCCTTCGGCGCGCTGAGCCTGGAAGGCCGCGTGCGGCCCATGCCCTGTATCAAGCGGGCCATCGAGCAGAACACGCTGTCCTGGCGCGAGCATGACGGCTACCGCGTCGTCCAGCGCCTGCGCGCCGCGTCCATGGGCCTGCCCTTCATCCCCGCGCCCGACGCGGACGTGTCGGGGCTGGCGCGCGCGGAGCCCCCGCGCACCGTGGTGGACCCATTCACGGGCGAGAGCGTCCCGGTGGAGCCCGCCTACTTTCCGGACGTCGCGCTGATTCACGCGCGGGCCGCGGATGAGCGCGGCAACCTCTTCATGGAGGACCCGACCACGGACCTGCTCGTCGCGGGAGCCGCGCGGCGGGTGATTGCCACGGTGGAGGAGCGGGTGTCTCGCCTTCCTCGCGTCACCATTCCCGGCTTCCAGGTGGACCGCATCATCCTGTCCCCTCGAGGCGCGCTGCCCACGGGCTGCGTCGGGCTGTATCCCCATGATGACGCCATGCTGGCGCGCTACCTGTCGCTCGCGGAAGCGGGCCAGGAAGCGGAGTTCCTCGACTCGCTGCGACGCCGGAGGGCGGCATGA
- a CDS encoding CoA-transferase subunit beta, protein MSAMVDITPAETVVSLLARQIDDGAVVATGVASPLAILAIAVARATHAPDLTYLACVGSLDPDIPSLLPSSEDLGYLEGRSAEITIPDLFDHARRGRVDTVFFGAAEVDALGRTNMTASGSLEQPRTKFPGVAGAATLRQWVHRPVLLVPRQSRRNLVPEVQVATTQDPRRTVRLISDLGVFELGASGARLLARHPWATADDIAERTGFEFEVDESLAVTPLPDARTVAAIRSLDPRGYRDQLVGR, encoded by the coding sequence ATGAGCGCCATGGTCGACATCACTCCCGCGGAGACCGTGGTCTCCTTGCTCGCGAGGCAGATTGACGATGGCGCGGTGGTGGCCACGGGCGTCGCCTCGCCGCTGGCCATCCTCGCCATCGCCGTCGCGCGAGCCACCCACGCGCCGGACCTGACGTACCTGGCCTGCGTCGGCTCGCTGGACCCGGACATCCCCTCGCTGCTCCCCTCTTCCGAGGACCTGGGCTACCTGGAGGGACGCTCGGCGGAGATCACCATCCCCGACCTCTTCGACCACGCGCGGCGTGGCCGGGTGGACACCGTCTTCTTCGGCGCGGCCGAGGTCGATGCCCTGGGCCGCACCAACATGACGGCCAGCGGGAGCCTGGAGCAGCCTCGGACGAAGTTCCCGGGCGTGGCGGGCGCGGCGACGCTGCGTCAGTGGGTCCATCGGCCGGTGTTGCTGGTGCCTCGGCAGTCGCGCCGCAACCTGGTGCCGGAAGTCCAGGTGGCCACGACGCAGGACCCTCGCCGCACGGTGCGCCTCATCTCGGACCTGGGTGTCTTCGAGCTCGGGGCCTCCGGCGCGCGGCTGCTGGCCCGTCATCCCTGGGCCACGGCCGACGACATCGCCGAGCGCACGGGCTTCGAGTTCGAGGTGGATGAGTCGCTTGCCGTCACCCCCCTACCGGACGCGCGCACCGTCGCGGCCATCCGGTCGTTGGACCCTCGTGGCTACCGAGACCAGCTCGTCGGCCGCTGA
- a CDS encoding alcohol dehydrogenase catalytic domain-containing protein, protein MKAVVLRSFGEAGNLKMEDVPVPTPGRGEVLLRVHACGVCYHDVINRRGNLPRTSVPAILGHEAAGEVVAVGPDTPGWKTGDRAATLQRLSCGTCALCRSGRNSLCKTDNRFFGEELPGGYSQFMVAPVAGLGRVPASLPWEEAATVCCTTGTAVHTLRTRGKVRAGETVLITGASGGVGMSAVQLAKLDGARVIAVTSGEAKVQPLRDAGADEVILSRGLDFASEVRKRTKGQGVDLAVEIVGSVTFDQTLKSLTPGGRLVVVGNLESGIVQVNPGLVIVKELEIIGAYATNQAELDEALRLTATGGVRQFVTDKVPLAEAARAHFRLENREVAGRLVLVPPQA, encoded by the coding sequence ATGAAGGCCGTCGTTCTGCGCAGTTTCGGTGAAGCGGGCAACCTGAAGATGGAAGACGTCCCGGTCCCCACGCCGGGCCGGGGTGAAGTCCTGTTGCGGGTGCACGCGTGTGGCGTCTGCTACCACGACGTCATCAACCGCCGGGGCAACCTGCCCCGCACCAGCGTGCCGGCCATCCTGGGCCACGAGGCCGCGGGAGAAGTCGTCGCGGTGGGTCCCGACACGCCGGGCTGGAAGACGGGTGACCGCGCGGCGACGCTCCAGCGGCTGTCCTGCGGAACCTGCGCGCTGTGCCGCAGCGGGCGCAACAGCCTGTGCAAGACGGACAACCGCTTCTTCGGTGAGGAGCTGCCCGGCGGCTACTCGCAGTTCATGGTCGCGCCGGTGGCGGGCCTGGGTCGGGTGCCCGCGTCGCTGCCCTGGGAAGAGGCGGCCACGGTCTGCTGCACCACGGGCACGGCGGTGCACACGCTGCGCACGCGAGGCAAGGTCCGCGCGGGCGAGACGGTGCTCATCACCGGCGCCAGCGGTGGCGTGGGCATGTCCGCGGTGCAGCTCGCGAAGCTGGATGGCGCGCGCGTCATCGCGGTGACGTCCGGTGAGGCCAAGGTGCAGCCCCTGCGCGATGCGGGCGCGGACGAGGTCATCCTCTCACGCGGCCTGGACTTCGCGTCGGAGGTGCGCAAGCGCACGAAGGGCCAGGGCGTGGACCTGGCTGTGGAGATCGTCGGCAGCGTCACGTTCGACCAGACGCTGAAGTCGCTGACGCCGGGTGGACGGCTCGTCGTGGTGGGCAACCTGGAGTCGGGAATCGTCCAGGTCAACCCGGGGCTCGTCATCGTGAAGGAGCTGGAGATCATCGGCGCGTACGCCACGAACCAGGCGGAGCTGGACGAGGCGCTGCGGCTGACGGCCACCGGAGGCGTGCGCCAGTTCGTCACGGACAAGGTGCCGCTGGCGGAGGCGGCGCGGGCGCACTTCCGGCTGGAGAACCGCGAGGTGGCGGGCCGGCTGGTGCTGGTGCCTCCCCAGGCGTGA
- a CDS encoding hydroxymethylglutaryl-CoA synthase family protein gives MKKRVGIEALAVAVPSRYVDIEDLARARGVDPAKFTSGLGAREMAVTDPGEDTVALAATAAARLIQQQGVDPSRIGMLVVGTETGIDHSKPVASHVQGLLKLPRTMRTFDTQHACYGGTAGLMAATEWIASGAGAGKVAIVICADIARYGLNTAGEPTQGGGAVALLVSEQPDLLALDVGLNGTCTMDVYDFWRPVGRREALVDGHYSINCYLEALSGAYRGWREKALEHGLVRWSGTMPGEQLARIAYHVPFCKMARKAHTQLRLCDLEDAVGPGPGTPEAREEVAKSSASYDAQVATSLGLNSRIGNVYTASLYLALAGLLQREGAQLASQRIGLLSYGSGCMAEFYSGVVGEKAAERMARADLEGVLARRERVSIEEYERLMKLPSDAPEAKAPAPGTFRLSEIRDHKRIYVEGGAA, from the coding sequence ATGAAGAAGCGGGTTGGAATCGAGGCGCTGGCTGTGGCCGTGCCGTCGCGGTACGTGGACATCGAGGACCTGGCGCGGGCGCGTGGAGTGGACCCGGCGAAGTTCACCTCGGGCCTGGGCGCTCGGGAGATGGCCGTCACGGACCCGGGTGAGGACACGGTGGCGCTGGCGGCCACGGCGGCCGCGCGGCTCATCCAGCAGCAAGGGGTGGACCCGTCGCGCATCGGCATGCTGGTGGTGGGCACCGAGACGGGCATCGACCACTCGAAGCCGGTGGCCTCGCATGTCCAGGGCCTGCTGAAGCTGCCGCGCACCATGCGCACGTTCGACACGCAGCACGCGTGCTACGGCGGCACCGCGGGACTGATGGCCGCGACGGAGTGGATTGCCTCGGGCGCGGGCGCGGGCAAGGTGGCCATCGTCATCTGCGCGGATATCGCGCGCTACGGGCTCAACACCGCGGGCGAGCCCACGCAGGGCGGCGGCGCGGTGGCACTCCTCGTCTCCGAGCAGCCGGACCTGCTCGCATTGGACGTGGGCCTCAACGGCACGTGCACCATGGATGTCTACGACTTCTGGCGGCCCGTCGGCCGTCGGGAGGCGTTGGTGGACGGGCACTACTCCATCAACTGCTACCTGGAAGCGCTGTCGGGGGCCTACCGTGGCTGGCGCGAGAAGGCCCTGGAGCACGGGCTGGTGCGCTGGTCCGGCACGATGCCCGGCGAGCAGCTCGCGCGCATCGCCTACCACGTCCCCTTCTGCAAGATGGCGCGCAAGGCGCACACGCAGCTTCGGCTGTGTGACCTGGAGGACGCGGTGGGCCCGGGCCCCGGCACTCCCGAGGCGCGGGAGGAAGTGGCGAAGTCCTCGGCCAGCTATGACGCGCAGGTGGCCACGTCGCTGGGGCTGAACTCCCGCATCGGCAACGTGTACACCGCGTCGCTGTACCTGGCCCTGGCGGGACTGCTCCAGCGCGAAGGGGCGCAGCTCGCCTCCCAGCGCATCGGCCTGCTGTCCTACGGCAGCGGCTGCATGGCGGAGTTCTACTCTGGCGTCGTCGGCGAGAAGGCCGCGGAGCGGATGGCCCGCGCGGACCTGGAGGGTGTGCTGGCCCGGCGCGAGCGCGTGTCCATCGAGGAGTACGAGCGGCTGATGAAGCTGCCCTCGGACGCGCCCGAGGCCAAGGCTCCGGCGCCCGGCACCTTCCGCCTCTCGGAGATTCGCGACCACAAGCGCATCTACGTCGAGGGCGGCGCGGCTTGA
- a CDS encoding SDR family oxidoreductase yields MADAPIAITGCTGRLGGRIARRLAERGVPLRLIARDAKRAPVLPGAEVRVATYRDRDALARALEGTRTVLFVSATESPRRLEEHSAFIDTAASVGIETLVYTSFHGAAPDATFTFARDHWATEQKLREQRFASVMLRDNLYLDFLPMMVGEDDIIRGPAGNGRVAAVAQDDIADVATAVLLNPGEHRGQTYSLTGPKAMSFDDVAAVLSRRLGRTIRYYAESIDEAYRSREKYRAEPWQVEAWVSTYTAIAEGELSDVTTDVERIAGHAPMGLDTLPLHSASSTSS; encoded by the coding sequence ATGGCGGACGCACCCATTGCCATCACCGGTTGCACGGGAAGATTGGGAGGACGCATCGCGAGACGGCTCGCCGAGCGAGGAGTCCCCCTTCGCCTCATCGCCCGTGACGCGAAACGGGCCCCCGTCCTGCCTGGCGCCGAGGTGCGCGTCGCGACCTATCGGGACCGGGACGCGCTGGCGCGGGCACTCGAGGGCACTCGAACCGTGCTCTTCGTCTCCGCGACGGAATCCCCCCGCCGCCTCGAGGAGCACTCCGCCTTCATCGACACGGCGGCCTCCGTGGGAATCGAGACCCTGGTCTACACGTCGTTCCACGGCGCGGCCCCGGATGCGACCTTCACGTTCGCCCGGGACCACTGGGCCACCGAGCAGAAGCTCCGCGAGCAGCGCTTCGCCTCGGTGATGCTCCGGGACAACCTCTACCTCGACTTCCTCCCCATGATGGTTGGCGAGGACGACATCATTCGCGGTCCCGCGGGGAACGGCCGGGTCGCCGCCGTGGCCCAGGACGACATCGCCGACGTCGCCACCGCCGTGCTGCTCAACCCCGGCGAGCACCGGGGCCAGACGTATTCACTGACGGGCCCCAAGGCCATGAGCTTCGACGACGTCGCCGCGGTGCTGAGCCGGCGACTGGGCCGGACCATCCGGTACTACGCCGAGAGCATCGACGAGGCCTATCGCTCCCGAGAGAAGTACCGGGCCGAGCCGTGGCAGGTGGAGGCATGGGTGAGCACGTACACGGCCATCGCGGAGGGGGAGCTCTCGGACGTCACGACCGACGTCGAGCGCATCGCGGGCCACGCCCCCATGGGCCTGGACACCCTCCCGCTTCACAGCGCCAGCAGCACCTCGAGCTGA
- a CDS encoding GatB/YqeY domain-containing protein: protein MRTVDEWKAVLRAALKEAMRTRNTHATAALRATMAAIDNAEAADLSVAPAAVLGVFAGSAGGLGSGEVARLVLSPETVQAVVDRELQERRDAVALYTQLGKTDEARAVQAQLEVLLAL, encoded by the coding sequence ATGAGAACGGTCGATGAGTGGAAGGCGGTCCTGCGCGCGGCGCTCAAGGAGGCGATGCGCACTCGAAACACCCATGCGACGGCGGCGCTTCGCGCGACGATGGCCGCCATCGACAACGCGGAGGCCGCCGACCTGAGCGTGGCCCCGGCGGCGGTCCTGGGGGTGTTCGCAGGAAGCGCGGGGGGACTGGGCAGCGGTGAGGTCGCTCGGCTGGTCCTGAGTCCGGAGACGGTGCAGGCCGTGGTCGACCGGGAGCTTCAGGAGCGCCGAGACGCGGTGGCCCTCTACACCCAGCTGGGCAAGACCGATGAGGCCCGCGCGGTCCAGGCTCAGCTCGAGGTGCTGCTGGCGCTGTGA
- a CDS encoding DUF4833 domain-containing protein, with product MTWLRNAVVAVLTAFSALAATEASAQTHSAFFLSRSENRNQVHYALRLDEACRPVGTQPVFVYWRMLERGESEVEDLLGVEQPVYGLDGTQQVEATADGWKVRIRLRAFPERPIDITTTASRGPCTVQAWTKVGAHVAQLEHIFVKTSWPFSVDFVRLDGMTPDGSTVTELVRSRD from the coding sequence ATGACTTGGCTCAGGAACGCTGTCGTCGCCGTGCTGACGGCCTTCTCGGCCCTCGCGGCCACCGAGGCCTCGGCCCAGACGCATTCGGCCTTCTTCCTGTCCCGGAGCGAGAACCGGAACCAGGTCCACTACGCCCTCCGCCTCGACGAGGCCTGCCGCCCCGTGGGGACCCAGCCCGTCTTCGTCTATTGGCGGATGCTGGAGCGCGGCGAATCGGAGGTAGAAGACCTGCTGGGCGTCGAGCAGCCCGTGTACGGACTGGACGGAACGCAGCAGGTGGAGGCCACCGCCGACGGCTGGAAGGTGCGCATCCGGCTCAGGGCTTTCCCTGAGCGCCCCATCGACATCACCACCACCGCGTCGCGCGGCCCGTGCACCGTGCAGGCCTGGACCAAGGTGGGCGCCCACGTCGCGCAGCTCGAGCACATCTTCGTGAAGACCTCCTGGCCCTTCTCGGTCGACTTCGTGCGGCTGGACGGCATGACCCCGGACGGCAGCACCGTCACGGAGCTGGTCCGCTCGCGGGACTGA
- a CDS encoding endonuclease, whose amino-acid sequence MTSVVGPRRSPSLARSTEADTARETSGPRKSNTARSDFQPARANNAQSALTKLGATFVPVTSAEAQGAKSTAGTQATPLTQSISPNADIKDNTTVTSTLEMAQDAKVSSLKLDLDIEHTYRGDLMVKLTAPSGKSVMVSDRQGSSADDLKGSFDLSAFAGESTKGTWTLEVQDKAKGDSGTLKQWGLNIVPETKAPEPEPEPSDDPFNGLRDEALLKAVRDSNAGIKVVSYNDARKHIFTSLDVKDNGKVECVYTGLETPGGKIPNNSVMNVEHTWPQSKGATGPAKSDLHHLFPTDSKANSKRSSFPFGEVVNVKWSHNGAKLGTDAKGNTVFEPPDSHKGNVARAMFYFSSQYSRPIPNDEEAALKKWNKLDAVDAAEIERNRKVATIQGNTNKFVEHSNLADRIKDF is encoded by the coding sequence ATGACCAGTGTCGTCGGCCCCCGCCGCTCGCCCTCCCTTGCCCGTTCGACTGAAGCCGATACCGCGCGTGAGACCTCCGGTCCCCGGAAGTCCAACACGGCTCGCAGCGATTTCCAGCCCGCGCGCGCCAACAACGCGCAGTCGGCGCTGACGAAGCTGGGCGCGACCTTCGTCCCCGTGACGTCCGCCGAGGCCCAGGGCGCGAAGTCCACGGCTGGCACGCAGGCCACGCCGCTGACGCAGAGCATCAGCCCCAACGCGGACATCAAGGACAACACCACCGTCACCAGCACGCTGGAGATGGCGCAGGACGCGAAGGTGTCGTCGCTCAAGCTGGACCTGGACATCGAGCACACCTACCGCGGCGACCTGATGGTGAAGCTGACCGCGCCGTCGGGCAAGAGCGTGATGGTGTCCGACCGCCAGGGCAGCTCCGCGGACGACCTCAAGGGCTCCTTCGACCTGTCCGCCTTCGCGGGCGAGTCCACCAAGGGCACCTGGACGCTGGAGGTCCAGGACAAGGCCAAGGGTGACAGCGGCACGCTGAAGCAGTGGGGCCTGAACATCGTCCCCGAGACGAAGGCGCCGGAACCGGAGCCCGAGCCGTCGGATGACCCGTTCAACGGCCTGCGCGACGAGGCGCTGCTGAAGGCCGTGCGCGACTCGAACGCCGGCATCAAGGTCGTCAGCTACAACGACGCCCGCAAGCACATCTTCACCAGCCTGGACGTGAAGGACAACGGCAAGGTCGAGTGCGTCTACACGGGCCTGGAGACGCCGGGCGGGAAGATTCCCAACAACTCGGTGATGAACGTGGAGCACACGTGGCCGCAGTCGAAGGGCGCCACGGGCCCCGCGAAGAGCGACCTGCACCACCTGTTCCCCACCGACAGCAAGGCGAACTCCAAGCGCAGCAGCTTCCCGTTCGGCGAAGTGGTGAACGTGAAGTGGAGCCACAACGGCGCCAAGCTCGGCACGGACGCCAAGGGCAACACCGTCTTCGAGCCGCCCGACTCCCACAAGGGCAACGTGGCTCGCGCGATGTTCTACTTCTCGTCGCAGTACAGCCGCCCCATCCCCAACGACGAGGAAGCCGCCCTCAAGAAGTGGAACAAGCTCGACGCCGTGGACGCCGCTGAAATCGAGCGCAACCGCAAGGTGGCGACCATCCAGGGCAACACCAACAAGTTCGTCGAGCACTCGAACCTGGCGGACCGCATCAAGGACTTCTAG
- a CDS encoding NADP-dependent oxidoreductase — protein MKAIVLTGYGDVDCLELRDMPEPHPAAGEIRVRVAAASINPIDWKMRRGDVKNLFPLKLPAILGRDVSGEVVEVGPGVTAFKVGDRVMGLVNGGYAEQVVSPVEAWARVPPSLDLTDAAALPLVALTGTQLVEEAVNPSPGDIVLVTGALGGVGRAALHAAKLRGAKVWAGVRAKQKADAARLGADGVVALDDPADLDRLPTLDAIADTLGGSVVARLLSRVKPGGTIGSVVGEPPGAKEKGLKVHAIVTHPDSQRLAKLGEDVAKGELVIPIGKRMPLAETRDAQKLAERGGAGKVLLVP, from the coding sequence ATGAAGGCCATCGTGCTGACCGGCTATGGGGACGTCGACTGCCTGGAGCTTCGGGACATGCCCGAGCCCCACCCCGCCGCTGGAGAAATCAGGGTCCGCGTCGCGGCGGCGAGCATCAACCCCATCGACTGGAAGATGCGCCGGGGTGACGTGAAGAACCTCTTCCCGCTGAAGCTCCCCGCCATTCTCGGACGGGATGTCTCCGGGGAAGTCGTTGAAGTGGGCCCGGGCGTCACCGCCTTCAAGGTGGGCGACCGCGTGATGGGGCTCGTCAACGGAGGGTATGCCGAGCAGGTCGTCTCCCCCGTCGAGGCCTGGGCACGCGTCCCGCCCTCTCTCGACCTGACGGACGCGGCGGCACTCCCACTCGTCGCGCTCACGGGGACCCAGCTCGTCGAGGAGGCGGTGAATCCCTCACCCGGTGACATCGTGCTCGTCACGGGAGCCCTGGGCGGAGTGGGCCGCGCGGCCCTGCATGCCGCGAAGCTCCGGGGAGCCAAGGTCTGGGCGGGTGTCCGAGCCAAACAGAAAGCAGACGCGGCCCGGCTCGGCGCGGACGGCGTCGTGGCGCTGGATGACCCGGCGGACCTCGACAGGTTGCCCACACTGGACGCCATCGCGGACACGCTGGGTGGAAGCGTCGTCGCTCGGCTGCTCTCTCGCGTCAAACCCGGCGGCACCATCGGCAGCGTCGTGGGCGAGCCTCCTGGCGCCAAGGAGAAGGGCCTGAAGGTCCACGCCATCGTGACCCACCCCGACAGCCAGCGCCTCGCGAAGCTGGGGGAAGATGTGGCGAAGGGCGAGCTGGTCATCCCCATCGGCAAGCGCATGCCCTTGGCGGAGACACGTGACGCGCAGAAGCTGGCCGAGCGCGGCGGCGCGGGGAAAGTCCTCCTGGTGCCGTGA
- a CDS encoding serine/threonine-protein kinase, which translates to MSRASAVFGTLLGQRYELRQRIGVGAMGLVYEAARVDDGDEVAIKVLQQHLVDDPAILARFKREAHATVGLSDPHLVQVKDFQCNPDEPPFMVMELLRGQTLHLLLKQQGPMPVARAAALAIQTLSALGTAHRAGVIHRDIKPDNLFVTSTEAGETVKVLDFGVARMLNEDDAAAVGAEAGAWVGTPSFMAPEQVRCKPVDARADLYSLGACVFQMVTGRQPIDVADTVALFSAIVERVPPLATELRPDVPEAFSQLLAKALHKNPAERFTSAEEMARALEPWAAPAPAPAPVEVAPELAPEPTSGPFIDITESLAPEPVASPPPAPLRRSSLKKRLWVVGATVVGLGVGVALWL; encoded by the coding sequence ATGAGCCGCGCGTCAGCCGTGTTCGGAACATTGCTGGGGCAGAGATACGAACTGCGTCAGCGAATTGGCGTGGGCGCCATGGGCCTCGTGTACGAGGCGGCGCGAGTCGACGACGGCGACGAAGTGGCCATCAAGGTGCTTCAGCAGCACCTGGTCGACGACCCGGCGATTCTCGCGCGCTTCAAGCGCGAGGCGCACGCGACGGTGGGCCTGAGCGACCCTCACCTGGTCCAGGTGAAGGACTTCCAGTGCAACCCGGACGAGCCACCCTTCATGGTGATGGAGCTGCTCCGCGGCCAGACGTTGCACCTGCTCTTGAAGCAGCAAGGCCCGATGCCCGTCGCCCGCGCGGCGGCGCTCGCGATTCAAACGCTGTCCGCGCTGGGCACCGCTCACCGCGCGGGCGTCATCCACCGCGACATCAAGCCCGACAACCTCTTCGTCACCTCGACCGAGGCCGGCGAAACGGTGAAGGTGCTGGACTTCGGCGTGGCGCGGATGCTGAACGAGGACGACGCGGCCGCGGTGGGCGCGGAGGCGGGCGCCTGGGTGGGAACCCCGTCGTTCATGGCGCCCGAGCAGGTCCGCTGCAAGCCGGTCGACGCGAGGGCGGACCTCTACTCGTTGGGTGCGTGTGTCTTCCAGATGGTCACCGGGCGTCAGCCCATCGACGTGGCCGACACGGTGGCCCTGTTCTCCGCCATCGTGGAGCGCGTGCCGCCCCTGGCCACCGAGCTTCGCCCCGATGTGCCCGAGGCCTTCTCGCAACTGCTCGCGAAGGCCCTGCACAAGAATCCCGCGGAGCGCTTCACCAGCGCCGAGGAGATGGCTCGCGCGCTCGAACCCTGGGCCGCGCCAGCCCCCGCCCCGGCCCCGGTGGAAGTCGCGCCCGAGCTCGCCCCCGAGCCCACCTCCGGGCCCTTCATCGACATCACGGAGAGCCTCGCCCCCGAGCCGGTGGCCAGTCCTCCGCCCGCCCCACTCCGCCGCTCCAGCCTGAAGAAGCGGCTGTGGGTCGTTGGAGCCACCGTGGTGGGGCTCGGCGTGGGCGTGGCGCTCTGGCTTTGA